A DNA window from Pogona vitticeps strain Pit_001003342236 chromosome 2, PviZW2.1, whole genome shotgun sequence contains the following coding sequences:
- the LOC110082804 gene encoding uncharacterized protein LOC110082804, translating into MLWAVCHQSCSPPPHSLATLPSASLATAGPSDFSGKGGFFAYSYRPPLVSCVLPPLSHLSVSWGTLGNSPPPLVLCSPLQEKTEKWPQPLPEMKTREDQLAHGQDRPGQSSCPEVKRILLREEKEDPGLLQAGDQLEEKDRLEAGSWRLDFESQSVHEEIYWGCFYFFPWLRMCKKDKREPPS; encoded by the exons ATGCTGTGGGCCGTCTGCCACCAGAGCTGTAGCCCGCCACCCCATTCTCTGGCCACCCTTCCCTCTGCCTCCCTGGCCACCGCTGGTCCTAGCGATTTCTCCGGGAAAGGGGGCTTTTTCGCCTACTCTTATCGGCCACCCCTTGTGAGTTGTgttcttcctcccctctctcatcTGAGTGTTAGCTGGGGCACCCtaggaaactccccccccccccttgtcttaTGCTCTCCTCTccaggaaaagacagaaaaatggCCTCAGCCACTTCCGGAGATGAAGACTCGTGAGGACCAGTTGGCGCATGGACAAGACCGCCCAGGGCAG AGTAGCTGCCCGGAGGTGAAGAGAATTCtgctgagggaagagaaagaggatcCCGGCCTCCTCCAG GCTGGAGACCAGCTTGAAGAGAAGGACAGGCTGGAGGCCGGCAGCTGGAGGCTGGACTTCGAGTCACAGTCAGTCCACGAAGA gattTATTGGGGCTGCTTCTACTTCTTCCCGTGGCTCAGAATGTGtaagaaggacaaaagggagccccCGTCATAG